GGCCACCAACTGCTGGGGCGGGGTGCGCACTAGAAATTTCCAGTACAACCAGATGGAATATGCCGATGAGATCGAGCCCGAAGCCATTGACGATTATGCCGCTGAAACCATGGGGCCCCATCACATGACCGGGTGTTTCGGATGCCAGGTGCACTGCCGGGCCCAGTACAAGATTCAGTCCGGGCTGTACAAGGGCAAATATGATGAAGGCCCGGAATACACCTCTTTGGGGGCGTTTGGCGCAGAACCGGACTGCAAGAGTATTGAAACCGTGCTCACGGGCAACCATCTGGTGAACCAGTACGGGGTGGACAACCTGGAGATCGGCAGCATGATCGCCTGGGCCATGGAACTTTACGAGCTGGGGATTCTGACCACCAAGGAAACCGAAGGCCTGGATCTGCGGTTCGGCAATGATGAAGCCCTGCTTCAGATGGTGCACAACATCTGTACCCGCACGGGATGGCTGGGCAATGTCCTGGCCGACGGCGGAATCCCGGCAGCTGAAAAGATCGGCAAAAATGCCTTTGATTATCTGATTCAGGTCAAGGGGATGAACAATCTGCACTCGGATGAACGGGCCACCCCGGGCCTGGCGCTCAATATCGCCACGGCCTCCAGAGGATCGGACCATCTGCGGTCCCGGCCGGCCATCGATCTGTATCATCTGCCGGAACCGGTTCTCAGAAAAATTTACAGTTCCCCCGTGCCCTATGACGGCCCCTTGTCTTCCGAGCACACGGAATATATCGGGAAACCCTGGCAGGTATTCTGGCAGGAAAATGTGTACATGGCCGTGGACTGCTTAGGCATCTGCAAATACCACACCGTGTTTTTAGGGGCCACGCTTCCCAATTTCGAGGACTGGCCCAAGGTGATCTACTACAACACGGGTCTGGAATTCACGCCCAGAGAGATCTGGGATGCGGCGGAGCGGTGCAACAACCTGGAACGGCTGTTCAACCTTCGAGAAGGCTTAACCCGCAATGATCTCAAAAAAGGAGATACCCTGAACCACCGGTACTTTGATGAGCCCTGCCGCAGAGGCGCACCCGATGTCATCGGAAAACGAATCGACAGAGACAAATTCAATGTCATGATCGATGAGTTCTACGAACACCACGGCTGGGACAATGACGGGGTACCCACTTCTGAAACCTTGACGCGACTGGGCCTGGAAAACGAACCCACCCGGTTGCTGTAGATCATAACCAAGGAGAAAATCATGGATAAATTTCTGACAGTTGATGCAGATAAATGCACGGGGTGCCGCCTGTGTGAACAGGTGTGCTCAGTCATGCACGAAGGGGTTTCCAATCCCGCCAAAAGCCGGATCCAGGTGGTGAAATGGGAGCAGGAAGGGATTTATATCCCGGTGATCTGCAAACAGTGTGAAGATGCGCCCTGCATGAATGTGTGCCCGGTACGGGCCATTTCAAGGGACCCGGATTTCGGGTTTGTAAAAGTGGATCACGAGGTATGCATCGGGTGCCGGTCCTGTGTGGGGATCTGTCCTTTCGGCGCCATGGGATATAATGACACCACACACCAGGTGTTCAAGTGTGATTTGTGCGGCGGCGATCCCCAGTGTGTGAGATTCTGCGAAGTGAATGCCCTGGAATATGTGTCTGCGGACCGGGTTTCATCCCAGAAGAAACGCAAAGGCGCGGCCCGGCAGTCAGCGGCGGAACGGCAGGCCGTGGCCCTGGGATAACGCCCGGTAACCGGTAACATATCCACACATCATTGAGACTGATATCAGGGCCTGGTTTATCAAAACCGGGCCCTGATTTTTTGGCGTAATCCGGAATTGTTGTGTCCGGTTTTTCCGGAGAAAGCCGGCATCTGAAACTCATTGACTTTGGCTTTATATATGATATTTTTGTGCGGCTGCATAAATGCAATGCAAAAGGAAGACCGATGAATTTTTTTCAAAAGCTGCACATGATTCACAGTGCCTGGCATTACCGCCTCAATACGGAAAAAGAAGATATCTGTTTTCTTCTGAAGTTGAATCTCAAAGGAAAAACTGTCATTGATATCGGCGCCAACAAAGGCATTTATTCCTACTGGTTGTCAAAAAAAGTGGGTCCCTCGGGAAAAGTGGTCGCCTTTGAACCCCAGCCGGAGCTTGAAACTCATCTGATGGGGCTTAAATCCGCATTTAAAATGGATAATCTTTCCATCGTGCGAAAAGGATTGTCCAGTGAACCCGGGGTGATGGCACTTTACAGGGCTGAGCCGGGGTCAGGCGGGGCAACATTGAATAAAAATCAACGGGTGGACACATGGCAGACTGTGACTGTTGACGTGACCACACTGGATGATTATGCAGGCCAACTCAGGGATGTGGCATTCATAAAATGCGATGTCGAAGGCCATGAACACGATGTGTTCAAAG
Above is a window of Desulfotignum balticum DSM 7044 DNA encoding:
- a CDS encoding 4Fe-4S dicluster domain-containing protein is translated as MDKFLTVDADKCTGCRLCEQVCSVMHEGVSNPAKSRIQVVKWEQEGIYIPVICKQCEDAPCMNVCPVRAISRDPDFGFVKVDHEVCIGCRSCVGICPFGAMGYNDTTHQVFKCDLCGGDPQCVRFCEVNALEYVSADRVSSQKKRKGAARQSAAERQAVALG
- a CDS encoding aldehyde ferredoxin oxidoreductase family protein, with the translated sequence MALDRKIAYINLTTGDVEIKPIPLEMRKKFIGGRGMDAYLLYNHAPKGCDPIGPENPMIVSGGLLTATCASATARTHVMAKSPLTGLLGSCNMGGFFAPEMAWAGFHHLVITGKADKPVYLWIHNGEIEIRDAGHLWGKNSTDTQWAIRDELDDEEVKSMVIGQAGENLVTYACVMTGIKNAGGRTGLGCVMGSKNLKAVAVRGTMDIKIAHPVDALEHNKKFIDQITGAKVNQIQGALGTPFIWGATNCWGGVRTRNFQYNQMEYADEIEPEAIDDYAAETMGPHHMTGCFGCQVHCRAQYKIQSGLYKGKYDEGPEYTSLGAFGAEPDCKSIETVLTGNHLVNQYGVDNLEIGSMIAWAMELYELGILTTKETEGLDLRFGNDEALLQMVHNICTRTGWLGNVLADGGIPAAEKIGKNAFDYLIQVKGMNNLHSDERATPGLALNIATASRGSDHLRSRPAIDLYHLPEPVLRKIYSSPVPYDGPLSSEHTEYIGKPWQVFWQENVYMAVDCLGICKYHTVFLGATLPNFEDWPKVIYYNTGLEFTPREIWDAAERCNNLERLFNLREGLTRNDLKKGDTLNHRYFDEPCRRGAPDVIGKRIDRDKFNVMIDEFYEHHGWDNDGVPTSETLTRLGLENEPTRLL
- a CDS encoding FkbM family methyltransferase, which translates into the protein MNFFQKLHMIHSAWHYRLNTEKEDICFLLKLNLKGKTVIDIGANKGIYSYWLSKKVGPSGKVVAFEPQPELETHLMGLKSAFKMDNLSIVRKGLSSEPGVMALYRAEPGSGGATLNKNQRVDTWQTVTVDVTTLDDYAGQLRDVAFIKCDVEGHEHDVFKGARHLLERDKPCLLFECHHEQARKQDLFSYLTSLRYDGFFSFKKKMIPCSRFDKFPYRRKNEHHRNYIFIHPEFYMKGLSFKD